Proteins found in one Sardina pilchardus chromosome 3, fSarPil1.1, whole genome shotgun sequence genomic segment:
- the LOC134077641 gene encoding dedicator of cytokinesis protein 3-like, with amino-acid sequence MWAPTEEEKLGVVVCSFRSSVAQALLLEIGEMVQILEKCEGWYRGFSTRKPTVKGIFPINYVHLKKAIVSNRGQGETVVPLEDPIITETTSTLQEWAVLWKQLYVKHRVELFQKLRQVMTELIDLRRQLISGHMTQEQTREIKRHITLRLDWGNEHLGLDLVPRKEFEMVDPEIFSVSELYKMHASSRHCGQPSQTQGGDPRQRHGEPCRAPVAHHLSLNLKSFTYNSISEDTDVLFSLYDARDNKCISEKFLVKLNKNGGPRNPEKSDGLCALFTDLSSKDMKRDLYIVAHIIRTGRMLLNDSKKGPAHVQYRRPYGCGVLAMTDVFTSITDPREEKDFVIKVFTCNNENDWYQIQENIIRKSNTKYSAPSTNYGLIVSLQLFRGELEAVRRENPHIITRGAITARKLGFPDVIMPGDCRNDLYLTLERGEFERGGKSVQKNIEVTVYVLYADGEVLKDCLSVGCSEASISEHRSFVLYHNNSPRWSETLKLSIPLERFRGSHLRFEFRHCSTKDKGEKKLFGFAFTPLMREDGTTLSDETHELYVYKCDENTTFTNQGLYLSMPCCRADLSSCPAIPASFPFQRSSKENFYINTLLASTKLTQNVDLLTLLKWKAHPERVLDVLGRLRLINGEEIVKFLQDILDTLFSLLDENTDKYGPLVFQSLVFIINLLRDCRYYHFRPVMDSYIQNQFAGALAYKELIRCLKWYMDRSAEVVRQDHIQDAMRALEYLFKFIVQSRALYSRATCGLDEEAFRVSIHELFHSIRFVLSLDGHNSETLICTQGALLNSFPDIFDELLQMFTVQEVAELVRGTLASMPSMVDIGQSLDVVKLQSIARTVESRLFYFPESRSILLPVILHHIHLHLRQQRELLLCSGILTSIFSTIKTSSMDSCVREEVDMMVESLLDVLLQTLLSIMSRSQTVESSRAPRCPQCTAEITGEYVSCLLSLLRQMSDPHFHHLLNNFHSKDELKEFLLKIFCVFRNLMKLSIFPRDWSVMRLLTSHIIVTTTQHLSPALQKNFSDPDFDFKVWNSFFSLTVLFISQPSLQLESLSPLKRKRVLDKYGDMRVTMAFELFSMWQKLGDDKQHFTPGMMGPFLGVALVPQTEVRNIIIPIFHDMMNWEQRKNGNFKQVEAELMDKLDSMVSDGKADENHRELFSLLTQLFGPYPSLLEKMEQEAWRETGVSFVTSVTRLIERLLDYRESVRAEEVENKRFYGSMNLLNFYKSEVTKEDMYIRYIHKLYELHLQAENYTEAAFTLLLYWELLQWEERPLREFLHYPAQSEWQRKESLSRKVLHYFNKGKCWEYGISLCRELAFQYETLYDYHSLSWIRKMEASYYDNIIEQQRLEPEFFRMGFYGRKFPFFLRNKEFVCRGYDYERLEDFQQRMLNEFPQAIAMQHPNQPDDTILQSDAQYLQIFAVTPVSELTEGPHLERVPERIKRFYRTNNISRFHYDRPFHKGPKDRENEFRSLWIERTTLILSRPLPGISRWFEVERREVVEVSPLENAIYVVENKNQELRTLISQYQHRHHNGNINLLSMCLNGVVDAAVNGGIARYQEAFFDKDFISSHPEEAEKITQLKELMQEQVHILGVGLSLHEKLVHPEMRPLHKKLIDQFHVMRNSLYHGVAALDRLSPACSGIRSIVTHSPESSRLIHRNSPLQGSLRLTGEVGPLMVLTDGLMEHTEETSHMQPSPSSSSLSSIRSSSSQIINSAPSSTRGSPSLPDKTKSSRELLMLLPPHRERPTSANYYNTTDNTQTNNVQRGLQQQGSPCKPCGDRHTGFPERGFPAAPSSWSLDGSEGREPGLNLQNPASLMAPMLPPRNFPQGHFLMHFDAFQQHMNDIPPALPMRSIRKSPLHPIPGSPPSPLSVLGGSNSTLSGSASSGVSSLSESIFSHSDPQSRPEQLDPAPHLPATHYWSPEEPAQPAAYLHVHFGSAQDHPHGHYPHGHAGAEPDGLQDPSCATRPLCPELPHAAGGGGGGGGGGGGGGAAAFLRRSGAPTPPPKPCMRVVGGAGAVSDDESSASGGSSSGGGGSGGGGVQPVPLPRRIFPPPHTQRELHRAAWEQRIREEQEEST; translated from the exons ACACCTCGGCTTGGACCTCGTGCCCAGAAAAGAGTTTGAGATGGTTGACCCGGAAATATTCAGTGTCTCTGAACTTTATAAAATG CATGCATCCAGTCGCCACTGTGGCCAGCCCAGTCAAACGCAG GGAGGAGACCCTCGACAGCGGCATGGCGAGCCGTGCCGTGCCCCGGTGGCGCACCACCTCTCTCTGAACCTGAAGAGCTTCACCTACAACAGCATCAGCGAGGACACCGACGTCCTCTTCAGCCTCTACGACGCCCGAGACAACAAATGCATCAG CGAGAAGTTTCTTGTAAAGCTGAATAAGAACGGAGGACCGAGAAATCCAGAGAAGTCCGACGGACTGTGTGCTCTGTTCACA GATCTGAGCAGTAAGGACATGAAACGAGATCTCTACATCGTGGCACACATTATCAGAACTG GCCGGATGTTGCTGAATGACTCTAAGAAAGGTCCAGCTCATGTCCAGTACAGAAGGCCGTATGGCTGTGGCGTGCTGGCCATGACCGATGTGTTCACCTCCATCACGGACCCACGGGAAGAGAAGGACTTTGTGATCAAAGTCTTCAC GTGCAATAATGAGAACGACTGGTACCAGATTCAGGAGAATATCATCCGCAAGTCCAACACCAAATACTCTGCTCCCAGCACCAACTATG GTCTGATCGTGTCCCTGCAGCTGTTCCGTGGGGAGCTGGAGGCGGTGCGGCGGGAGAACCCACACATCATCACCCGGGGAGCCATCACCGCTCGCAAGCTCGGCTTCCCCGACGTCATCATGCCAG gggaCTGCCGTAACGACTTATACTTGACGCTGGAACGCGGCGAGTTTGAGCGCGGGGGAAAGAGCGTGCAGAAGAACATCGAGGTGACGGTGTACGTGCTCTACGCAGACGGCGAGGTCCTAAAA gactgctTGAGTGTGGGCTGCAGCGAGGCCAGCATCAGTGAGCATCGCTCCTTTGTGCTCTACCACAACAACAGCCCACGCTGGAGCGAGACCCTCAAGCTGTCCATCCCTCTGGAACGCTTCCGCGGTTCCCACCTGCGCTTTGAGTTCCGACACTGCTCCA CTAAGGATAAAGGGGAGAAGAAGCTCTTTGGTTTTGCTTTCACACCTCTGATGAGGGAGGATGGCACCACCCTCTCTGATGAgacacatgagctttatgtctaCAAG TGTGATGAAAACACCACCTTCACCAATCAGGGCCTGTATTTGAGCATGCCGTGTTGCCGTGCCGACCTCAGCAGCTGCCCCGCCATCCCGGCCTCCTTCCCGTTCCAGCGCAGCAGCAAAGAGAACTTCTACATCAACACGCTGCTGGCCTCCACCAAACTCACACAGAACG TGGATCTACTGACTCTACTGAAGTGGAAAGCGCATCCTGAGCGAGTCCTGGATGTGCTTGGACGCTTGCGTCTCATCAATGGAGAGGAAATTGTCAAG TTCCTGCAGGACATCCTTGACACCCTCTTCAGTCTCTTGGATGAGAACACAGACAAATATGGACCTCTGGTGTTTCAGTCACTG GTCTTCATCATTAACCTGCTGAGAGACTGCAGGTACTACCATTTCCGGCCCGTCATGGACTCCTACATCCAGAACCAGTTCGCTGGAGCGCTGGCCTACAA GGAGTTGATTCGCTGTCTAAAGTGGTATATGGATCGGTCAGCAGAAGTTGTGCGCCAGGATCACATCCAGGATGCAATGAGA gCTCTGGAGTACCTGTTCAAGTTCATCGTCCAGTCGCGGGCGCTCTACTCGCGCGCCACCTGCGGACTGGACGAGGAGGCGTTCCGGGTCAGCATCCACGAGCTCTTCCACTCCATCCGCTTCGTGCTCAGCCTGGACGGACACAACTCCGAGACGCTGATCTGCACACAG GGGGCGCTGTTGAACAGTTTCCCGGACATCTTCGATGAGCTGCTGCAGATGTTCACCGTGCAGGAGGTGGCGGAGCTGGTCAGAGGAACGCTGGCCAGCATGCCCAGCATGGTGGACATTGGCCAGTCACTGGACGTGGTCAAGCTGCAGTCCATCGCCCGCACCGTCGAAAGTAGACTCTTTTACTTCCCAG AGTCGCGGAGCATCCTGCTGCCGGTGATCCTGCACCACATCCACCTGCACCTGCGGCAGCAGAGGGAGCTGCTCCTGTGCTCCGGCATCCTGACCAGCATCTTCTCCACCATCAAGACCAGCTCCATG GACTCGTGTGTGCGGGAGGAGGTGGACATGATGGTGGAGAGCCTGCTGGACGTGCTGCTGCAGACGCTGCTGTCCATCATGAGCCGCTCGCAGACCgtggagagcagcagagcacCCCGCTGCCCCCAGTGCACCGCCGAGATCACc ggggAGTATGTGTCATGTCTGCTGTCCCTCCTCAGACAGATGTCTGATCCTCACTTTCACCACCTACTCAACAACTTCCACAGCAAGGATGAGCTCAAG GAATTCCTCCTGAAGATCTTCTGTGTGTTCCGGAACCTGATGAAGCTCAGCATCTTTCCCAGGGACTGGAGTGTCATGCGACTCCTCACCAGCCa CATAATTGTCACGACAACCCAGCACCTCTCTCCGGCACTGCAGAAGAACTTCTCTGACCCAGATTTTGATTTCAAG GTGTGGAATTCCTTCTTCAGTTTAACTGTATTGTTCATCAGTCAACCGAGTCTACAGCTGGAGTCCCTTAGCCCACTCAAGAGGAAAAGAGTGTTGGACAA GTACGGAGACATGAGGGTGACGATGGCCTTTGAGCTGTTCAGCATGTGGCAGAAATTGG GAGACGACAAGCAGCACTTCACGCCGGGGATGATGGGGCCTTTCCTGGGCGTGGCTCTGGTGCCTCAGACGGAGGTCCGCAACATCATCATCCCCATCTTCCACGACATGATGAACTGGGAGCAGCGCAAGAACGGCAACTTCAAACAG GTGGAGGCCGAGCTGATGGATAAGCTTGACAGCATGGTGTCCGATGGTAAAGCGGATGAGAATCACCGGGAGCTCTTTAGCCTGCT AACACAGCTCTTTGGACCTTATCCCAG tCTCTTGGAGAAGATGGAGCAGGAGGcttggagagagacaggtgtcTCTTTTGTCACCTCCGTCACACGGCTCATTGAGCGGCTGTTGGATTACAG ggaaagtgtgagagcagaggaggtggagaacaaGAGATTCTATGGCTCCATGAACCTGCTG AACTTTTACAAGTCCGAGGTCACCAAGGAGGACATGTACATCCGCTACATCCACAAGCTGTACGAGCTCCACCTGCAAGCTGAGAACTACACAG aggcgGCATTTACCCTGCTGCTGTACTGGGAGCTGCTGCAGTGGGAGGAGAGGCCACTGAGGGAGTTCCTGCACTACCCGGCCCAGAGCGAGTGGCAGCGCAAGGAGAGCCTCAGCAGGAAGGTCCTGCACTACTTCAACAAGGGCAAG tgttgggagtatggcatctctctctgccGGGAACTGGCGTTTCAGTACGAGACCTTATATGATTACCACAGTCTGAGCTGGATACGG AAAATGGAGGCTAGTTACTATGACAACATCATTGAGCAGCAGCGCCTGGAGCCAGAGTTCTTCAGGATGGGATTTTATGGACGCAAGTTCCCCTTCTTCCTCAgg aataAGGAATTTGTTTGCCGTGGCTACGACTATGAACGGCTGGAGGACTTTCAGCAGCGCATGCTGAACGAATTCCCACAGGCCATTGCTATGCAACACCCCAACCAACCAGACGACACCATCCTACAGAGCGATGCCCAGT ATTTACAGATCTTTGCAGTGACCCCAGTGTCCGAGCTGACCGAGGGTCCACACTTGGAGCGTGTGCCTGAGCGCATCAAGCGCTTCTACCGCACCAACAACATCAGCCGCTTTCACTACGACCGCCCCTTCCACAAGGGCCCGAAGGACAGAGAAAACGAGTTCAGG AGTCTGTGGATTGAACGGACCACACTGATTTTGTCACGTCCATTACCTGGAATCTCACGCTGGTttgaagtggagaggagagaagtg gTGGAGGTCAGTCCTCTGGAGAACGCCATATATGTGGTGGAGAACAAGAACCAGGAGCTACGCACGCTCATCAGCCAGTACCAGCACCGCCATCACAACGGCAACATCAACCTGCTCAGCATGTGCCTGAACGGGGTCGTGGACGCCGCCGTTAACGGAGGAATCGCCCGATACCAGGAG GCTTTCTTTGATAAAGATTTTATCAGTAGCCACCCTGAGGAGGCAGAGAAAATAACACAGCTGAAGGAATTGATGCAGGAACAG GTGCACATCTTAGGTGTGGGGCTGTCACTCCATGAGAAGCTGGTGCACCCAGAAATGCGTCCCCTTCACAAAAAGCTCATTGATCAGTTCCATGTGATGAGGAACAGTCTATACCAC GGTGTCGCTGCTCTTGATAGGTTGAGTCCTGCCTGCTCAGGGATCCGCAGCATTGTGACACACAGCCCTGAGAGCAGTAGGCTTATACACAGAAACAG TCCTCTCCAGGGCTCTCTGCGTCTGACCGGTGAGGTGGGACCTCTGATGGTCCTGACAGATGGACTGATGGAGCACACAGAGGAGACCTCACACATGCAG CCGAGCCCCTCCTCCTCGAGTCTCAGCTCCATTCGGTCGTCCTCGTCTCAGATCATTAACTCCGCTCCGTCCAGCACTAGAG GCTCGCCCTCCCTACCAGATAAGACCAAGAGCAGCCGagagctgctgatgctgctacCACCCCACAGGGAGAGGCCCACCAGTGCCAACTACTACAACACTACTGACAACACACAG ACAAACAATGTCCAGCGTGGCCTACAGCAACAGGGAAGCCCTTGTAAGCCATGCGGTGATCGTCACACTGGATTCCCAGAGAGAG GGTTCCCTGCCGCCCCCAGCAGCTGGAGCCTGGACGGGTCCGAGGGCAGAGAACCGGGGCTCAACCTGCAGAACCCGGCCAGCCTGATGGCCCCCATGCTACCGCCACGCAACTTCCCACAGG GTCACTTCCTGATGCACTTTGATGCGTTTCAACAACATATGAACGATATTCCCCCTGCTCTACCGATGCGCTCTATTAGAAAG TCTCCTCTGCACCCCATTCCTGGCTCTCCGCCCAGTCCGCTGTCCGTCCTGGGGGGCAGTAACTCCACCCTGTCGGGCAGCGCCAGCAGTGGCGTCTCGTCCCTGAGCGAGAGCATCTTCAGCCACTCCGACCCGCAGAGTCGGCCCGAGCAGCTGGACCCGGCGCCCCACCTGCCGGCCACCCACTACTGGAGCCCCGAGGAGCCGGCCCAGCCCGCCGCCTACCTGCACGTCCACTTCGGCTCGGCCCAGGACCACCCGCACGGCCACTACCCGCACGGGCACGCCGGCGCCGAGCCGGACGGCCTCCAGGACCCGTCCTGCGCCACGCGACCCCTGTGCCCGGAACTGCCGCACGccgccggaggaggaggaggaggaggaggaggaggaggaggaggaggcgcagccGCTTTCCTGCGGAGGTCTGGGGCTCCGACGCCGCCGCCGAAGCCTTGCATGCGCGTGGTGGGCGGCGCCGGGGCGGTGAGCGACGACGAGTCGTCGGcgagcggcggcagcagcagcggcggcggcggcagtggcggtggcggcgtcCAGCCCGTGCCGCTGCCTCGCCGGATCTTCCCCCCGCCGCACACCCAGCGGGAGCTGCACCGGGCGGCCTGGGAGCAGCGCATCcgcgaggagcaggaggagagcacc
- the mbd4 gene encoding LOW QUALITY PROTEIN: methyl-CpG-binding domain protein 4 (The sequence of the model RefSeq protein was modified relative to this genomic sequence to represent the inferred CDS: inserted 1 base in 1 codon), whose translation RRGGWCRGTRGQGTKRRPGLLNPIRKASRVSARGKQRRPLKGRRRLQVPSQSAGESKCHSPIRSSKTSPAGDKRTRSPYFSGKSLRACLSPPRRKAFKKWTPPRSPFNLVQETLFHDPWKLLVATIFLNKTSGKMALPVLWQFLXRFPTAEVTRRSDWKPLADLLQPLGLNTLRAKALIRFSDEFLSKQWRYPIELHGIGKYGNDSYRIFCVEEWKQVTPDDHKLNHYHAWLWENHQALGI comes from the exons aggagaggaggttGGTGCAGAGGAACAAGAGGACAGGGGACCAAGAGAAGACCTGGACTGTTGAATCCCATAAGGAAAGCGAGCAGAGTATCAGCCAGGGGCAAACAGAGGAGACCactgaaggggaggaggaggcttCAAGTTCCGTCACAGAGCGCTGGAGAATCCAAATGCCACTCCCCCATCAGGAGCAGCA aGACCAGCCCGGCTGGGGACAAACGCACGCGCAGTCCTTACTTCAGTGGGAAGTCGCTGAGAGCCT GCTTGAGTCCCCCCAGGCGGAAGGCATTCAAGAAATGGACTCCTCCTCGTTCGCCATTCAACCTGGTACAAGAAACACTCTTTCATGACCCGTGGAAACTCCTGGTGGCAACCATTTTCCTCAATAAGACCAGTG GTAAAATGGCATTGCCAGTGCTGTGGCAGTTTT ACCGCTTCCCAACTGCAGAGGTGACCAGGAGGAGTGACTGGAAACCTCTGGCCGATCTTCTGCAACCACTGGGCCTCAACACACTTCGAGCCAAAGCCCTGATCCGCTTCTCTG ATGAGTTCCTTTCCAAGCAGTGGCGGTATCCCATCGAGCTCCATGGAATCGGCAAATACGGAAACGACTCTTACCGCATCTTTTGCGTGGAAGAGTGGAAACAG GTGACGCCTGATGACCACAAGCTGAACCACTATCACGCATGGCTGTGGGAAAATCACCAGGCCTTGGGAATTTGA